Proteins encoded by one window of Emticicia oligotrophica DSM 17448:
- a CDS encoding PepSY-like domain-containing protein produces the protein MRKLYIYMFFVGLILWSCDSVTDLQPQQNVDELVPKAAINAIKTNYPEATKVRFTTIEKNRVFQSDFDLKLERMSAIVNNVGVISEMYKQSGQVGLPDIVKNYIATNFVGAVYLDVCQQINKSGQVEGYKVRIKLSSADELTLIFDATGTLILSVTDDRDAKPAGQKPPKMYFIEKNELPQVILDYLSTKYGSDYKCIKAAVVMLDDVKSYSVVISKDYTTYDFLFDDKGNVLKSSSFGINGPPIGRIEDKPLSFNEIPSKIKAYLDKEFKGWKFDRGLIFLNNGEIQTYNILIIYGDKRYSLQFDNEQKFVKKEQLVGGFNDDFEVKNIQPKDLPAPIITFLTNKYPNFKYINTALINEKNKKAYWVIILSNNITYDYTFDDKGNVLNMKEIILKLPEPLLSQMPLEAKDIPSKAKEYLDANFKGWNFQKGFIAYVENKLFGYMIAIKVGNDYYYINFDANANFISARRG, from the coding sequence ATGAGAAAATTATATATATATATGTTTTTTGTTGGGCTTATCCTGTGGAGCTGCGATAGCGTCACGGATTTACAGCCACAGCAAAACGTCGATGAGTTAGTTCCCAAAGCAGCAATCAATGCCATAAAGACAAACTATCCAGAAGCAACCAAAGTACGTTTCACTACTATTGAAAAAAATAGGGTTTTTCAATCTGATTTTGATTTGAAACTCGAACGAATGTCGGCCATTGTCAATAATGTTGGCGTAATTTCTGAAATGTACAAGCAAAGTGGACAGGTTGGGTTGCCAGATATAGTCAAAAATTATATTGCGACTAATTTCGTGGGTGCGGTTTATTTAGATGTTTGTCAGCAAATAAATAAATCGGGACAAGTTGAAGGCTATAAAGTTCGAATCAAATTGAGTAGTGCCGACGAACTCACGCTCATTTTTGATGCAACAGGAACACTCATTCTCTCTGTTACCGACGATAGAGATGCTAAGCCAGCTGGGCAAAAGCCACCCAAAATGTATTTCATTGAAAAAAATGAATTACCACAAGTTATACTTGATTATCTAAGTACTAAATACGGAAGCGATTATAAATGTATCAAAGCGGCCGTTGTCATGCTTGATGATGTAAAGAGCTACTCGGTTGTTATAAGTAAAGATTATACAACGTATGATTTTTTATTTGATGATAAAGGTAATGTTTTAAAGTCTTCTTCTTTTGGAATTAATGGACCACCAATTGGTAGGATAGAAGATAAACCTCTTTCTTTTAATGAAATTCCATCTAAAATAAAGGCATATCTTGATAAAGAATTCAAGGGCTGGAAATTTGATAGAGGACTTATCTTCTTGAATAATGGAGAAATTCAAACGTATAATATTTTAATTATTTATGGCGATAAGCGATATTCATTGCAGTTTGATAACGAACAAAAATTTGTCAAAAAGGAGCAGTTAGTTGGTGGTTTTAATGATGATTTTGAGGTTAAAAATATTCAACCAAAAGATTTACCAGCCCCTATTATCACTTTCCTTACAAATAAGTACCCTAATTTCAAGTACATTAATACGGCACTTATTAATGAGAAAAATAAAAAAGCTTATTGGGTAATTATTTTAAGTAATAATATTACCTATGATTACACCTTCGATGATAAAGGTAATGTGCTAAATATGAAGGAGATAATCCTGAAATTACCTGAGCCACTGTTAAGTCAGATGCCGTTGGAGGCAAAGGATATTCCTAGTAAAGCAAAAGAATATCTCGATGCGAATTTTAAAGGGTGGAATTTTCAAAAAGGATTTATTGCCTACGTTGAAAACAAACTTTTTGGTTATATGATAGCAATAAAAGTCGGGAATGACTATTATTATATAAATTTTGATGCTAATGCTAATTTTATTTCTGCCCGACGGGGTTGA
- a CDS encoding SulP family inorganic anion transporter, protein MKNNSKLTLPKDGIEGLKENFSTDAVSGFIVFLLALPLSLGIAKASDFPPIMGLVTAIIGGIVVSFFMGSKLTIKGPAAGLIVIVAGAVAEFGGGETGWHLALGAMVVAGLVQILFGVFKLGKLADFFPLSAIHGMLAAIGLIIIAKQIPVLLDVDPAMTKGKGPIALLGSIPQFIMHLDPKATIIGAISLAIMLGWPFIKGPLKKVPAPLVVLIIAIPAELIMDFQHTEPAYALVHIGNLLENIKVNVDFGGVAQIGVFIKYVIMFALVGSLESLLTVKAIDMLDPYRRKSDTNRDLIAVGIGNTISAVLGGLPMISEVARSSSNVNNGAKTRWANFFHGFFILAFVLLASHLIELIPNTALAAMLITVGIKLAHPREFIHTFKIGREQLGIFLVTIFFTLFEDLLVGIAAGMLLKIIIHMYHGASVTALFKAPVVVSFTDDTYLVEIDRAAIFTNYLGIKSKLEAIPPGFKVIVDLKGTKLVDHSVMENLHHFEHDYTQSGGTVQLIGLDNHVPVSEHRLAARVNSALA, encoded by the coding sequence ATGAAAAATAATTCAAAACTCACCCTGCCTAAAGATGGAATTGAAGGTTTGAAAGAAAACTTTTCAACTGATGCCGTATCGGGCTTTATTGTATTTCTTTTAGCCCTACCATTAAGTTTAGGTATTGCAAAGGCTTCAGATTTCCCGCCAATCATGGGTTTAGTAACTGCTATTATTGGTGGAATCGTTGTGAGCTTCTTCATGGGTTCTAAACTTACCATCAAAGGACCAGCAGCTGGACTAATTGTGATTGTTGCCGGAGCCGTTGCCGAATTTGGTGGAGGCGAAACAGGCTGGCATTTAGCATTGGGAGCAATGGTAGTTGCTGGTTTGGTTCAAATTTTATTTGGGGTTTTCAAACTTGGTAAATTAGCCGATTTCTTTCCACTTTCAGCTATTCATGGAATGTTAGCTGCCATTGGTTTGATAATCATTGCTAAACAAATTCCTGTATTGCTTGATGTTGACCCAGCCATGACTAAAGGCAAAGGACCTATTGCTTTATTAGGTTCTATTCCTCAGTTTATTATGCACCTCGACCCTAAAGCAACAATTATAGGTGCAATAAGCTTGGCTATTATGTTAGGCTGGCCATTCATAAAAGGACCACTCAAAAAAGTTCCAGCTCCGTTAGTCGTGTTAATTATTGCTATTCCAGCAGAGTTAATCATGGATTTCCAACATACTGAGCCTGCGTATGCTTTAGTACACATTGGTAATTTATTAGAAAACATTAAAGTAAATGTCGATTTTGGCGGAGTTGCTCAAATTGGAGTGTTTATCAAATATGTTATTATGTTTGCTTTAGTAGGGTCTTTAGAGTCACTTCTTACTGTGAAAGCAATTGATATGCTTGACCCCTATCGTCGAAAATCAGATACTAACAGAGACCTCATTGCTGTGGGTATAGGAAATACAATTTCGGCCGTTTTAGGTGGTTTACCAATGATTTCTGAAGTAGCTCGTAGCTCTTCAAATGTTAATAACGGAGCTAAAACACGTTGGGCAAATTTCTTCCACGGTTTCTTTATTTTAGCTTTCGTTTTATTAGCTTCTCATTTGATAGAATTAATCCCAAATACTGCTTTAGCAGCCATGCTAATTACAGTTGGTATAAAATTAGCACATCCTAGAGAGTTCATTCATACTTTCAAGATTGGTAGAGAACAATTAGGAATTTTCTTAGTTACTATTTTCTTTACTCTTTTCGAAGATTTATTGGTTGGTATCGCCGCTGGTATGTTGCTAAAAATTATCATTCACATGTATCATGGTGCTTCGGTAACGGCTCTTTTCAAAGCCCCTGTAGTAGTTTCATTTACCGATGATACTTATTTAGTTGAAATTGATAGAGCTGCAATTTTTACAAATTATTTGGGTATTAAGTCTAAACTTGAAGCTATTCCTCCAGGATTCAAAGTAATTGTTGATTTAAAGGGCACGAAATTGGTTGACCACTCTGTTATGGAAAACTTACACCATTTTGAACACGATTATACGCAAAGCGGTGGAACTGTTCAATTAATAGGCTTAGACAATCACGTACCGGTTTCTGAACACAGATTAGCTGCACGTGTGAATTCTGCATTAGCATAA
- a CDS encoding arylsulfatase, giving the protein MRKLISYSLILSSLIVLVSAKPSHENILTKPNIIYIMADDLGYGDIGCYGQKTLKTPNLDKMAAEGIRFTDFYSGNTVCAPSRYALMTGLHMGHAYIRGNGEFPIRENEQVLPKIMQENGYTTAMFGKWGLGQSHNTGSPEKQGWDEFLGYATQGHAHRFYTNNLWAIQNGKCVSYPMDSLQHSHPFITEKAFDFIKKGHEKPFFLYWAITMPHAEMYAPPATLKKYLNSDGSSIFEEKKPFVQMAKGGRSYRSQDKPNANMAAMIDHMDADIGRLIALLKELGLDKNTYVFFTSDNGPHNEGGRDMEFFDSNGSLKGFKRDLYEGGIRVPMIAWGANIPKGKITHEPLANWDVLPTFTNLIRAKTPQNIDGISFANILAGKKIKQKHDYLYWEFHERGFDQAVRKGKWKLVKQKGNTELFDLSTDLAETTNLAVKYPKIVAEMEKIMQTSRADSELFPVKK; this is encoded by the coding sequence ATGCGAAAACTTATTTCTTACTCACTGATTCTATCATCACTGATAGTATTAGTTTCAGCAAAACCAAGTCACGAAAATATTCTTACAAAACCCAATATTATTTACATTATGGCCGATGATTTAGGCTATGGTGATATTGGATGTTACGGACAAAAAACATTAAAAACCCCCAATCTCGATAAAATGGCTGCTGAAGGTATTCGCTTCACCGATTTTTATTCAGGAAATACGGTTTGTGCTCCCTCGCGATATGCCTTAATGACAGGCCTACACATGGGGCACGCCTATATACGTGGTAATGGAGAATTTCCGATACGTGAAAACGAACAAGTTTTACCGAAAATCATGCAAGAAAATGGTTATACTACAGCCATGTTTGGCAAATGGGGATTAGGTCAAAGTCATAATACAGGTTCGCCAGAAAAACAAGGCTGGGACGAGTTTTTGGGTTATGCCACCCAAGGGCATGCTCACCGATTTTATACCAATAATTTATGGGCAATTCAAAATGGAAAATGTGTGAGTTATCCGATGGATTCTCTTCAACATTCTCATCCATTTATTACTGAAAAAGCCTTTGATTTTATAAAAAAAGGTCATGAAAAGCCATTTTTTCTCTACTGGGCTATTACAATGCCACACGCCGAAATGTATGCTCCTCCTGCTACTTTAAAGAAATATTTGAATTCGGATGGAAGCAGTATTTTTGAAGAGAAAAAACCATTTGTACAAATGGCCAAAGGCGGACGCTCATATCGGTCACAAGATAAACCAAATGCCAATATGGCTGCCATGATAGACCACATGGATGCAGATATTGGCCGCTTAATTGCTCTTCTCAAAGAATTAGGTTTAGATAAAAATACTTACGTTTTCTTCACTTCTGATAATGGACCCCACAATGAGGGTGGCCGAGATATGGAGTTTTTTGATAGTAATGGCTCACTCAAAGGTTTCAAAAGAGATTTGTATGAAGGAGGTATTAGAGTACCGATGATTGCTTGGGGAGCGAATATCCCCAAAGGGAAAATAACCCATGAGCCATTAGCAAACTGGGATGTATTGCCCACTTTTACTAATTTAATTCGAGCAAAAACACCTCAAAACATTGATGGTATTTCATTTGCCAATATTTTAGCTGGGAAGAAAATTAAACAAAAGCACGATTATTTGTATTGGGAATTCCATGAAAGAGGCTTCGACCAAGCAGTAAGAAAAGGTAAATGGAAACTAGTGAAACAAAAAGGAAACACTGAATTATTCGATTTGAGCACAGACCTTGCAGAAACAACAAATTTAGCAGTAAAATACCCTAAAATTGTGGCAGAAATGGAGAAAATCATGCAAACTTCAAGGGCCGATTCGGAGTTATTTCCTGTGAAGAAATAG
- the recA gene encoding recombinase RecA has translation MAADKETKGDDRANKLKSLQTTMEKLDKTYGKGTVMRLSDAKVMEVPSISTGSLGLDLALGVGGFPKARIIEIYGPESSGKTTLAMQAIAESQKQGGIAAFIDAEHAFDRTYAEKLGIDTKNLLISQPDYGEQALEIAEHLISSGAVDIIVIDSVAALVPKAELEGDMGDSKMGLQARMMSQAMRKLTGTINKTGCCCIFINQLRDKIGVMFGSPETTTGGNALKFYASMRIDIRRIGQIKDGEDILGNRTRVKVVKNKLAPPFKVVEFDILYGQGVSKAGEILDLAVDLEIVKKSGSWFSYGTSKLGQGRDAVRDMLKDNPELMAELEDKIKAAVASDADALMDSKPGDQDGIVEDDTQE, from the coding sequence ATGGCAGCAGACAAAGAAACTAAAGGTGACGACAGAGCTAACAAATTGAAGAGTCTCCAAACTACTATGGAGAAGTTAGATAAAACGTATGGCAAAGGAACAGTCATGCGTTTGAGTGATGCAAAAGTAATGGAAGTTCCTTCTATTTCGACTGGCTCTCTTGGTCTTGACCTTGCTTTGGGTGTAGGTGGCTTCCCGAAAGCTCGTATCATTGAAATTTATGGCCCAGAGTCTTCGGGTAAAACAACACTTGCGATGCAAGCCATTGCAGAATCTCAAAAACAAGGTGGTATTGCTGCTTTCATTGATGCTGAACACGCTTTCGACCGCACTTACGCCGAAAAACTAGGCATTGATACTAAAAACTTACTTATCTCACAACCTGACTACGGTGAGCAAGCTCTTGAAATTGCCGAGCATTTGATTAGCTCAGGAGCCGTTGATATTATCGTGATTGACTCAGTAGCGGCCCTTGTTCCAAAAGCCGAACTTGAAGGCGATATGGGTGATAGCAAAATGGGCTTACAAGCACGTATGATGTCGCAGGCTATGCGTAAACTAACCGGTACAATCAACAAAACTGGTTGTTGCTGTATCTTCATCAACCAATTACGTGATAAGATTGGTGTGATGTTTGGAAGTCCAGAAACAACTACTGGTGGTAATGCCTTGAAATTCTATGCTTCGATGCGTATTGATATTCGTAGAATAGGTCAAATCAAAGATGGTGAAGATATCCTAGGTAACCGTACTCGTGTAAAAGTTGTTAAGAACAAACTAGCTCCTCCATTCAAAGTAGTAGAATTTGATATTCTTTACGGACAAGGTGTATCGAAAGCTGGAGAAATACTTGACCTTGCGGTTGACCTTGAAATTGTAAAAAAATCAGGTTCGTGGTTCTCTTACGGCACCTCAAAATTAGGCCAAGGCCGTGATGCCGTTCGTGATATGTTGAAGGATAATCCAGAATTAATGGCTGAATTAGAAGATAAAATCAAGGCTGCCGTAGCTTCTGATGCCGATGCGTTGATGGATAGTAAGCCAGGTGACCAAGATGGTATAGTAGAAGACGATACCCAAGAATAA
- a CDS encoding proton-conducting transporter transmembrane domain-containing protein yields MTQILQLFIFIPFLGFIISLLIPAKKENTMSWVAFSTAGLNLLFLIGFVGYWLFNGHPILNLKEVVLFKSKEYEFLLDLCFDKITVVYLLVGAFLTFLVTIYSRYYLHRESGYKRFFNTILFFYLGYNITILSGNFETLFVGWEILGVCSFLLIAFYRDRYLPVKNAIKVFSVYRIGDVGLILAMWASHHLWHENITFLKLLNYELVHEHLTEHSYIGVFISLMILLAAAAKSAQLPFSSWLPRAMEGPTPSSAIFYGSLSVHLGAFLLMRTYPFWEFQTSVRVLIALLGLSTALIASPIARVQSSVKSQIAYGSIAQIGLIFIEIALGLNTFALFHFAGNAFLRTYQLLVSPSVVSYKIREQFYNYVPRHHTIEDSFPKKLEYSIYLLSIKEWNLDSFMNLIVWKPLKNIGRKLDFLTINRLLLLFIPAYLFGLGALIYSGEGVEHHYLPATFALIGLLMILKSFSERRSPMMSWLLLIMNHFWIALAISFNEKLDSKEAVFYLSGVVVSGILGIWGIRKLQTYEKNIDLNQFHGHSFEHPKFAFIFLIACLGLAGFPITPTFIGLDLVFSHIKEDQIVLAYAAASSYILAGISLIRLYSRLFLGPHVKTYHETAYKSS; encoded by the coding sequence ATGACTCAGATACTTCAATTATTCATCTTTATACCTTTTTTAGGCTTTATTATTAGCTTGCTAATTCCAGCTAAAAAAGAAAATACGATGTCGTGGGTAGCCTTCTCTACCGCAGGTCTGAATCTTTTATTTTTGATTGGATTTGTGGGTTATTGGTTATTCAATGGTCATCCGATATTAAATCTAAAAGAAGTTGTACTCTTTAAATCCAAAGAGTATGAATTCCTACTTGATTTGTGCTTCGATAAAATTACGGTTGTGTATTTATTAGTTGGTGCGTTTCTAACCTTTCTCGTAACCATTTATAGCCGTTATTATCTACACCGTGAAAGTGGCTATAAGCGATTCTTCAACACCATTTTATTCTTTTATCTAGGTTATAACATCACCATTTTATCAGGAAATTTTGAAACCCTTTTTGTTGGTTGGGAAATTTTGGGTGTTTGCTCATTCTTATTAATTGCATTTTACCGTGATAGATATTTGCCAGTAAAAAATGCCATCAAAGTATTTTCAGTATATCGAATTGGCGATGTGGGTTTAATTTTAGCGATGTGGGCAAGCCACCATTTATGGCACGAAAACATCACTTTCTTAAAGTTACTCAACTATGAGTTAGTACACGAACATTTAACCGAACATAGCTACATTGGCGTTTTTATTTCGCTAATGATTTTATTGGCGGCAGCAGCTAAATCGGCTCAATTGCCATTTTCTTCTTGGCTTCCAAGAGCAATGGAAGGGCCGACACCATCAAGTGCCATTTTCTATGGTTCGTTATCGGTACATTTAGGAGCATTTTTATTGATGCGTACTTATCCATTCTGGGAATTTCAAACCTCAGTTAGGGTACTAATTGCACTTTTAGGTCTTTCAACGGCTCTGATTGCTTCACCCATCGCTCGTGTTCAATCATCAGTTAAAAGTCAGATTGCTTATGGTTCAATTGCCCAAATTGGCTTAATTTTCATTGAAATTGCTTTAGGGTTGAATACCTTCGCATTATTCCATTTTGCTGGCAATGCCTTCTTACGTACTTACCAACTTTTAGTTTCACCATCAGTAGTAAGTTATAAAATCCGTGAGCAGTTCTATAACTACGTGCCACGTCATCATACGATTGAAGACAGTTTTCCGAAGAAACTAGAATATTCGATTTATTTGCTTAGTATCAAGGAGTGGAATCTGGACTCATTCATGAATTTAATTGTTTGGAAACCGCTCAAAAATATCGGCAGAAAGCTTGATTTTCTTACTATCAATCGCCTTTTACTCTTATTTATTCCTGCTTATTTATTCGGTTTGGGAGCGTTAATTTACTCAGGTGAAGGTGTAGAGCACCACTACCTGCCAGCCACTTTTGCACTCATTGGTTTATTGATGATTCTTAAATCTTTTTCAGAGCGTAGAAGTCCAATGATGAGCTGGTTATTATTAATCATGAACCACTTTTGGATTGCATTAGCAATTTCTTTCAATGAAAAATTAGATTCTAAAGAAGCAGTTTTCTATCTGAGTGGCGTGGTTGTTTCAGGAATTCTTGGTATTTGGGGCATACGAAAACTTCAAACCTACGAGAAGAATATTGACCTCAACCAATTTCATGGACATTCTTTTGAGCATCCAAAATTTGCTTTTATTTTCTTGATAGCTTGTTTAGGTCTTGCGGGTTTCCCGATTACGCCAACATTCATTGGTCTTGATTTAGTATTTAGTCATATTAAAGAAGACCAAATAGTTCTAGCCTATGCTGCGGCATCAAGCTATATCCTAGCTGGTATTTCGCTCATCAGACTTTATTCGCGTCTTTTCCTTGGGCCTCATGTAAAAACCTATCATGAAACAGCCTATAAATCTTCTTAA
- a CDS encoding DUF2490 domain-containing protein produces the protein MRNFQKLLFLAILVTTFSPTFAQIKSQNNNIWLHYVGKNMLNKKLSFTLEATMRYANGFSEKQQYFIRPSFDYQFTKHFIGSIGFSHYNTYVYGIPAINKRPIPENHPWIQGTFNHQFGDLKLTNRLRNEFRFVGIASSTVPTPTSQSDYTISDYKFRDRFRYMILATYPLVKKDNKPKLLGIIGDEAFMNIGKLGTDVSKNNVGKTFMNQNRIIAGLGYVINPHHQIQVCYIQQNIWNFPDTIEESNPTVRLSYLTNLSFAKK, from the coding sequence ATGAGAAACTTTCAAAAACTCTTATTTTTAGCAATTTTAGTTACAACTTTTTCACCTACTTTTGCTCAAATTAAAAGTCAAAACAACAATATTTGGCTACACTACGTTGGTAAAAATATGCTTAACAAAAAGCTTTCGTTTACGCTAGAAGCTACTATGCGATATGCCAACGGCTTTAGTGAAAAACAGCAATATTTCATTCGTCCTTCATTCGACTATCAGTTTACCAAGCACTTTATCGGAAGCATCGGTTTTAGTCATTATAATACTTATGTTTATGGTATCCCTGCCATAAACAAACGCCCTATTCCAGAAAATCACCCTTGGATTCAAGGTACTTTTAACCATCAATTTGGTGATTTAAAGCTAACCAATCGTTTACGTAATGAATTTCGTTTTGTAGGGATTGCCTCAAGTACGGTACCCACACCAACAAGTCAAAGCGATTATACGATTAGCGATTACAAATTCCGTGACCGTTTTCGTTACATGATTTTAGCTACATATCCACTCGTAAAGAAAGATAACAAGCCCAAATTACTCGGAATCATCGGCGACGAAGCATTCATGAATATTGGTAAATTAGGCACTGATGTTAGCAAAAATAATGTTGGAAAGACCTTCATGAACCAAAACCGTATTATTGCTGGTTTGGGGTATGTCATCAATCCTCACCACCAAATTCAGGTGTGCTATATTCAACAAAACATCTGGAACTTCCCTGATACTATTGAGGAAAGTAACCCAACTGTTCGATTATCTTACCTTACCAATCTTTCATTTGCCAAGAAATAA
- a CDS encoding RNA polymerase sigma factor: MRNEVELVLGCQRNDPRAQAAFYNLYKGRLLGVCRRYARTVMEAEDIFQEAFIKIFNKINDLQKPESVEYWVKSLVVRTAIDHYRQNSNERQFVDYEVIENQSDADISVISQLSHEEIVAVINQLPDGYRMVVNMYLIDGYEHNEIAKILQISEGTSKSQLSRAKVHLRKTLQEMGVML; encoded by the coding sequence ATGCGAAATGAAGTTGAATTAGTTCTTGGTTGTCAGCGTAATGACCCTAGAGCCCAAGCTGCCTTTTATAACCTCTATAAAGGTCGTCTTTTGGGTGTGTGTCGTCGCTATGCCCGAACAGTAATGGAAGCCGAAGATATTTTTCAAGAGGCATTTATAAAGATTTTTAATAAAATCAACGATTTGCAAAAACCAGAGTCGGTTGAATATTGGGTGAAATCATTAGTAGTTCGTACGGCTATTGACCATTATCGTCAAAATTCAAATGAGCGGCAATTCGTTGATTATGAGGTAATTGAAAATCAAAGTGATGCCGATATTAGCGTTATATCTCAGCTTAGCCACGAAGAAATTGTAGCTGTGATTAATCAGTTGCCCGATGGCTACCGTATGGTAGTGAATATGTACTTGATTGATGGGTATGAACACAACGAAATCGCAAAAATCTTGCAAATTTCGGAAGGTACATCCAAATCTCAGCTCTCACGTGCAAAGGTACACTTACGTAAAACTTTGCAAGAAATGGGTGTGATGCTTTAG
- a CDS encoding fatty acid hydroxylase, which yields MMILAKFLITIGTFAFMEFVAWFSHKYIMHGFGWAWHADHHNHHKGFFEKNDYYAVVFSVVASSTIIYGNTNPEFWYLTWFGAGVTLYGIAYVVFHDIIVHRRVKIKFVAKSKYMKRIMNAHYIHHKVHTKEGGEAFGFLYAPNKYEPKKRD from the coding sequence ATGATGATTTTAGCTAAGTTTTTGATTACTATAGGGACTTTTGCATTTATGGAATTTGTAGCGTGGTTTTCTCATAAGTATATCATGCACGGCTTTGGGTGGGCATGGCACGCTGACCATCATAACCACCATAAAGGCTTTTTTGAGAAAAACGATTATTATGCAGTTGTATTTAGCGTTGTCGCTTCCTCTACAATTATTTATGGCAACACTAACCCTGAGTTTTGGTATTTAACTTGGTTTGGAGCAGGTGTTACACTCTATGGTATCGCCTATGTTGTATTTCATGATATCATAGTTCATCGCCGTGTAAAAATCAAGTTCGTGGCAAAAAGTAAATACATGAAACGTATTATGAATGCTCATTATATTCATCATAAAGTACACACCAAAGAGGGTGGAGAAGCTTTTGGGTTTTTGTATGCTCCTAATAAATACGAGCCCAAAAAGAGAGATTAA
- a CDS encoding carbohydrate porin encodes MPITTFAQKQITFHFQQTVVSQTKPSISAPYSGNNSLVSNKETQASITATFFTGSKLWKGAEGYFDAELSGGSGLSGAKGIAGFTNGEAFRIGDSAPKIYLARFYLKQTIPLSKEYILVADGINQVATKYPTKYLRFVVGKFCLSDFFDNNSYSHDPRTQFLNWALMSNGAWDYAANVRGYTTGYVIEYGSPQLGVRFSTTAVPTTANGPDLNYNFAKNYSHSFEINKSIGQKTIIRALAYYTKTYMGNYTEAAQSTDKNIINTRKDGRTKVGFGLNAEQQLSPNSGLFFRTSWNDGRNETWAFTEIDQSISLGFSNNGTKWKRPNDTFGVAVVANGISKQHRNYLSEGGYGFMVGDGKLNYGLEKIFETYYNIHLHDKHFWLAPNYQFVVNPAYNKDRGPVNVFSLRAHAEF; translated from the coding sequence GTGCCCATAACAACCTTTGCTCAAAAACAAATAACTTTTCATTTTCAACAGACCGTTGTTTCACAAACCAAACCCAGTATTAGTGCCCCTTATAGTGGAAATAACAGCCTAGTATCCAATAAAGAAACGCAAGCCTCTATCACGGCAACCTTTTTTACTGGTTCAAAATTATGGAAGGGAGCAGAAGGCTACTTTGATGCTGAATTATCTGGTGGAAGTGGCCTCAGTGGTGCAAAAGGAATTGCGGGCTTTACAAATGGTGAGGCCTTTAGAATTGGGGATTCTGCTCCAAAAATCTACTTAGCAAGATTTTACCTAAAGCAAACAATTCCTTTAAGCAAAGAGTATATTCTCGTTGCAGATGGAATTAATCAAGTTGCTACAAAATACCCAACCAAATATCTGAGATTCGTAGTTGGCAAGTTTTGCTTATCTGATTTTTTCGATAATAATTCTTACAGCCATGACCCTCGAACTCAATTTTTGAATTGGGCCTTAATGAGCAATGGAGCTTGGGATTATGCCGCCAACGTACGTGGCTATACCACTGGATACGTGATTGAATACGGCAGCCCCCAATTGGGAGTAAGGTTTAGTACAACGGCTGTACCCACAACAGCAAATGGCCCCGATTTGAATTATAATTTTGCTAAAAACTATTCACATTCTTTCGAAATAAATAAATCAATTGGGCAAAAAACAATCATTCGGGCTTTGGCTTACTATACCAAAACTTATATGGGCAATTATACAGAAGCAGCCCAAAGTACCGATAAAAACATTATAAATACTCGCAAGGATGGACGTACGAAAGTTGGATTTGGATTAAATGCCGAACAACAATTAAGTCCGAATTCTGGCTTATTCTTTAGAACAAGTTGGAATGATGGCCGAAACGAAACTTGGGCTTTCACCGAAATCGACCAATCAATTAGTCTTGGATTTTCGAATAATGGCACCAAATGGAAACGCCCGAATGATACTTTCGGCGTTGCAGTTGTTGCTAATGGAATCTCAAAACAACACCGAAATTACCTAAGTGAAGGAGGATATGGTTTTATGGTTGGCGATGGTAAACTCAATTATGGTTTAGAAAAAATCTTTGAAACGTATTATAATATTCACTTACACGATAAACATTTTTGGCTAGCTCCCAATTATCAATTTGTTGTGAATCCTGCCTATAATAAAGACCGAGGGCCCGTCAATGTGTTTAGTTTAAGAGCACATGCCGAATTTTAA